A genomic stretch from Streptomyces venezuelae ATCC 10712 includes:
- a CDS encoding YihY/virulence factor BrkB family protein produces MADREVPQEERAAVAAPTCSPREAPRPEDVGPGPEVERRAPDSPAELPRRSWLAILRRSAREFVSDELTDRAAALTYYGLLALFPALLVLVSLLGVSGRSTTDKVLESFGGITPGPAHDVLDQAVENLQGAPGTGAAMATVGVLLALWSASGYVGAFMRSANRVYGVPEGRPLWKVLPVRLGLTALLVVMAAASALIVVLTGEVARRAGDLLGVGDSALTVWAIAKWPVLVVLVTMMLALLYWASPNVESRGWRWITPGSALALLIWLAASAGFAVYVSEFATYNRVYGTMGGVVVFLIWLWISNLAVLLGLEFDAETLRQRAVAGGMPPDEEPYVEPRDTRSWSEEEERAAVGVDRGGNGPDGHTRKVRAHDR; encoded by the coding sequence ATGGCCGACCGTGAAGTTCCTCAGGAAGAGCGTGCGGCGGTGGCCGCGCCCACCTGCTCCCCTCGTGAGGCGCCGAGACCGGAGGACGTCGGTCCCGGGCCCGAGGTCGAGCGGCGCGCGCCCGACTCGCCTGCCGAGCTGCCGCGGCGTTCCTGGCTCGCGATCCTCCGGAGGTCGGCGCGGGAGTTCGTGTCCGACGAGCTGACGGACCGGGCCGCCGCCCTCACGTACTACGGCCTGCTGGCCCTCTTCCCGGCGCTGCTCGTGCTCGTCTCGCTGCTCGGCGTCAGCGGCCGGTCGACGACGGACAAGGTCCTGGAGAGCTTCGGCGGGATCACGCCGGGCCCCGCCCACGACGTTCTCGACCAGGCCGTGGAGAACCTTCAGGGGGCGCCCGGTACCGGAGCCGCCATGGCGACGGTCGGCGTGCTGCTCGCCCTGTGGTCGGCCTCCGGATACGTGGGGGCGTTCATGCGCTCGGCCAACCGCGTCTACGGCGTCCCGGAGGGCCGCCCGCTCTGGAAGGTGCTGCCCGTCCGTCTGGGGCTGACCGCGCTCCTGGTGGTCATGGCCGCGGCGAGCGCGCTGATCGTCGTCCTCACCGGCGAGGTGGCGCGCCGCGCGGGGGACCTGCTGGGCGTCGGCGACTCAGCGCTGACGGTCTGGGCGATCGCCAAGTGGCCCGTTCTGGTCGTGCTGGTGACGATGATGCTCGCGCTCCTGTACTGGGCGAGTCCGAACGTCGAGAGCAGGGGCTGGCGGTGGATCACCCCGGGCAGCGCCCTCGCCCTGCTGATCTGGCTGGCCGCCTCCGCCGGGTTCGCGGTCTACGTGTCCGAGTTCGCCACGTACAACAGGGTCTACGGCACGATGGGTGGTGTGGTCGTCTTCCTGATCTGGCTGTGGATCAGCAACCTGGCCGTGCTCCTGGGCCTGGAGTTCGACGCGGAGACCCTGCGTCAACGGGCGGTGGCGGGCGGCATGCCGCCGGACGAGGAGCCGTACGTGGAACCCCGGGACACCCGCTCGTGGTCCGAGGAGGAGGAGCGTGCGGCGGTCGGGGTGGACCGCGGCGGAAACGGCCCCGATGGGCATACGAGGAAGGTGCGGGCCCATGACCGGTGA
- a CDS encoding PQQ-binding-like beta-propeller repeat protein — MTRVPMVRRVFGDGPFAEVGEPALTVVDERSRTVAVGGDLGGVQWSGSGTADDRWTGHRIGVYERDGLRCRHLVRSCYPVRALAFHPVLPLLAVGTGRYDGGYSFEGELLLIRLDSGDVVSALPYPREVLGVEWRSETELRLALAPCDDWENPRAHEEGHAVVVARSDWGVVGPGSIRAEELASPAEPFVRPDHSAEARRVLTELAASAGRQWSVRRRVWAVEGTEDGRVLAALDGVLAESWLPSGDLQWVVDDEEGGRQLVPATDGTSVWTNAERRGRRGEGRWETSPPRVARIALDTGQVRETLSPGVFTVLVAGDRRTVLRPLGGRRKQPERLMMFDLDGPADGPEVGHFDVFNHPFPVRHPSRPYVLVGTDPDKPYRDKWVTAVDADGTLRQLFPHSWVPTEHHFGGPAAEIGHSLVYAGAVHHGHGLQPGGAYTVRRSLDGSVLWQHRADHPATALDTDGHTVYVADNSGALTALDADDGSVRWRTELEVAGVPTTALSLAVAPQGHLLIGTVDGRILECTPRQ, encoded by the coding sequence ATGACCCGCGTACCGATGGTCCGGCGCGTGTTCGGCGACGGCCCGTTCGCCGAGGTCGGTGAACCTGCTCTGACCGTCGTCGACGAGCGGTCGCGGACGGTCGCCGTGGGTGGGGACCTCGGGGGTGTCCAGTGGAGCGGCAGTGGGACCGCGGACGACCGCTGGACGGGGCATCGGATCGGGGTCTACGAGCGAGACGGGCTGCGGTGCCGGCACCTGGTCCGGTCCTGTTACCCGGTGCGGGCCCTCGCCTTCCACCCCGTTCTTCCCCTGTTGGCCGTGGGTACCGGGCGCTACGACGGCGGCTACTCGTTCGAAGGCGAGCTGCTGCTGATCCGCTTGGACTCCGGCGACGTGGTGTCCGCCCTGCCGTACCCGCGCGAGGTGCTCGGCGTGGAATGGCGCAGCGAGACGGAGCTTCGTCTGGCGTTGGCGCCGTGTGACGACTGGGAGAACCCACGGGCACACGAGGAGGGTCACGCGGTCGTTGTGGCCCGCTCGGACTGGGGCGTCGTCGGGCCGGGGTCGATCCGTGCCGAGGAGCTGGCCTCCCCCGCCGAGCCGTTCGTCCGGCCGGATCACAGCGCGGAGGCCCGTCGAGTCCTGACGGAGCTCGCGGCCTCGGCCGGTCGGCAGTGGTCCGTACGCAGACGGGTGTGGGCTGTCGAGGGTACGGAGGACGGTCGCGTACTGGCTGCTCTGGACGGGGTCCTGGCGGAGTCGTGGCTGCCGTCCGGGGACCTGCAATGGGTGGTGGACGACGAGGAAGGCGGCCGGCAGCTGGTTCCGGCCACCGACGGCACGTCGGTCTGGACGAACGCCGAACGCCGTGGCCGGCGCGGGGAAGGGCGCTGGGAGACGTCCCCGCCCCGGGTCGCCCGGATCGCCCTCGACACAGGGCAGGTACGGGAGACCCTGAGCCCCGGCGTGTTCACGGTGCTCGTCGCAGGCGACCGGAGGACGGTCCTCCGACCGTTGGGCGGCCGCCGCAAGCAGCCCGAACGGCTGATGATGTTCGACCTCGACGGTCCGGCGGACGGTCCGGAGGTCGGCCACTTCGACGTGTTCAACCACCCGTTCCCCGTCCGCCACCCGAGCCGCCCGTACGTTCTGGTCGGCACCGACCCGGACAAGCCGTACAGGGACAAATGGGTCACGGCCGTGGACGCCGATGGGACGTTGCGGCAGCTGTTCCCGCACTCCTGGGTACCGACGGAACATCACTTCGGGGGTCCCGCCGCCGAGATCGGGCACTCCCTGGTCTACGCCGGCGCGGTCCATCACGGCCACGGACTCCAACCCGGCGGCGCGTACACGGTGCGGCGCTCGCTGGACGGCTCGGTGCTGTGGCAGCACCGGGCCGACCATCCCGCCACCGCCCTCGACACCGACGGGCACACGGTCTACGTGGCCGACAACTCCGGCGCTCTGACCGCACTGGACGCCGACGACGGCTCGGTGCGCTGGCGCACAGAGCTGGAAGTCGCCGGAGTACCGACCACCGCACTGTCCCTCGCGGTGGCACCCCAAGGGCACCTGCTCATCGGAACGGTCGACGGCCGGATCCTGGAGTGCACGCCACGCCAGTGA
- a CDS encoding SMI1/KNR4 family protein — MDPRIPRLRRKLAAIPFQPLRSHSFGEEKHGFRLGPKLAEAHLAAFEAEHAIALPDAYRQFLTHLGGSGASPFYGLLPLERCSLLVMNPRGEPGTPRGFDGRNPRGDGGDLFLHIIEMGCSDVCVIAVTGPLTGRVLIGNGDGYWGPNVSSAADFLDWYERWLRHMSAGRDNRALELTSPRLHAHPRSYRMARKL, encoded by the coding sequence ATGGATCCCCGCATACCCCGCCTGCGTCGCAAGCTGGCCGCGATCCCTTTCCAACCCCTGCGCAGTCACTCCTTCGGAGAAGAGAAGCACGGGTTCCGCCTCGGTCCGAAGCTGGCGGAAGCACACCTCGCCGCGTTCGAGGCCGAGCACGCCATCGCCCTGCCCGACGCCTACCGGCAGTTCCTCACCCACCTCGGCGGCTCAGGGGCGTCGCCGTTCTACGGCCTCCTGCCGCTGGAGCGATGTTCCCTCCTGGTCATGAATCCGCGCGGAGAACCAGGGACACCCCGGGGCTTCGACGGGAGAAACCCACGCGGCGACGGAGGTGATCTCTTCCTCCACATCATCGAGATGGGTTGCTCCGACGTCTGCGTCATCGCGGTGACCGGCCCCCTCACCGGCCGCGTCCTCATAGGCAACGGCGACGGATACTGGGGCCCCAACGTCTCCTCCGCCGCCGACTTCCTCGACTGGTACGAACGCTGGCTCCGCCACATGAGCGCCGGACGCGACAACCGGGCCCTGGAACTCACCTCGCCGCGGCTTCACGCGCATCCACGGAGTTACCGCATGGCTCGGAAGCTCTGA
- a CDS encoding MAB_1171c family putative transporter, whose protein sequence is MRIFDLVVVPPLWLFVCWKASGLRSAPRQDRLMWLMWALWAVAFTIGVPAVRRVVDAAVGVPSFTNLPVHMLSLCAMGALFEFIREATGARGHRLSGLRWVLLGLAEAGLICTFAASPLPDGETDLVTVTGSPMITAYWMIFLGYILYGVLSAIRLCWRYGRHAAPGPTRTAMRLLGLASSFGVLYVAHRLAHLVAGLTGRSLTGAPGVVVTTQVLLACTLLLLVASVSWPFLAGCATRARLRRQVRAIRPLWRLLTESTPEVVLPLPEGLHKDIDMVRYRCVIEIRDSALALSGHVSREQLEAVRRALAASGLRGAERDATAEAAVLLYAARAERAGEPPRFPEQAVVREGGDLDTDAAWLRKVAAAVRSSAAEAAVARLRADADAAVLAAE, encoded by the coding sequence TTGAGGATTTTCGATCTCGTCGTCGTCCCGCCCCTGTGGCTGTTCGTGTGCTGGAAGGCGTCGGGGCTGCGCTCGGCGCCGCGACAGGACCGCCTCATGTGGCTGATGTGGGCGCTGTGGGCCGTCGCGTTCACCATCGGCGTGCCCGCGGTCCGCCGGGTCGTCGACGCGGCCGTGGGGGTTCCGAGCTTCACGAACCTGCCGGTCCACATGCTGTCGCTGTGCGCGATGGGGGCGCTGTTCGAGTTCATCCGCGAGGCGACCGGGGCCCGGGGGCACCGGCTCTCGGGGCTGCGCTGGGTCCTGCTGGGTCTGGCGGAGGCCGGGCTGATCTGCACCTTCGCCGCGAGTCCGCTCCCTGACGGTGAGACGGACCTGGTGACCGTGACCGGGTCGCCGATGATCACCGCGTACTGGATGATCTTCCTCGGGTACATCCTGTACGGGGTGCTCAGCGCGATCCGGCTGTGCTGGCGGTACGGGCGGCACGCCGCGCCCGGCCCGACCCGGACGGCGATGCGGCTGCTGGGACTGGCCAGCTCCTTCGGGGTGCTGTACGTCGCCCACCGGCTCGCTCACCTGGTGGCCGGGCTCACCGGGCGGAGCCTGACCGGCGCTCCCGGGGTGGTCGTCACCACGCAGGTCCTCCTGGCGTGCACCCTGCTGCTGCTCGTGGCCAGTGTCAGTTGGCCGTTCCTCGCCGGGTGCGCGACGCGGGCCCGGTTGCGCCGGCAGGTGAGGGCCATCCGTCCGTTGTGGCGGCTCCTGACGGAGTCGACGCCGGAGGTGGTCCTTCCGCTGCCCGAGGGTCTGCACAAGGACATCGACATGGTCCGCTACCGGTGCGTCATCGAGATCCGCGACAGTGCCCTCGCCCTGTCCGGTCACGTCTCGCGGGAGCAACTCGAAGCCGTACGGCGCGCCTTGGCGGCATCGGGGCTCCGCGGTGCCGAGCGGGACGCGACGGCCGAGGCGGCCGTCCTACTGTACGCGGCGCGGGCCGAACGCGCCGGTGAGCCGCCCCGGTTCCCCGAGCAGGCCGTGGTGCGGGAGGGCGGCGACCTCGACACCGACGCCGCGTGGCTGCGGAAGGTCGCGGCGGCCGTCCGCTCGTCCGCGGCGGAAGCGGCCGTCGCTCGGCTGCGCGCGGACGCGGACGCCGCGGTCCTCGCGGCCGAATGA
- a CDS encoding trypsin-like serine protease, with product MAAATATTAVVLGAPAQTASSVEAVPANAGAPFAVEDGTYPYGDEILAATGASLIAGDGNIDHTSCSEPYQIMVWARNLKTSDSRICFKAHNTGYLAVNIPRAYRIETVDRDINASVSIGGTTSTLSIPEDTSKGFGEADPVDPKQAVLLEMRITGSSGARMAGQPLNDEVLKFNAKLEIGDTKRCSGALVDPYWVITAKSCFADKPAESNTVEAGTPKEKTKVSVGKAWIMSGTGFTTDATQLVPHPDRDLVMVRLANPATGITPVFVSSAAPTTGEAFDVVGYGRTKDGWGPVSRHSAAFSVGATAATGFDLTAKTPADATVCKGDAGASTLRMMADKPTLVGVVSRGFEGGCLGSNETRSGAFSTRVDDQGDWIQRVRALSPGWRTQALVQSGSSLYQGIRLADGSWTGFKDVQTQGAGSIGAIRGTAVVGMNGDSHVLAVTTAGGLFHTIRKQDGTWGTFGDVFGAANALGNLTGVTASNVGYDLHVVAVADGKAFHTVRNATGHWTPFKDITSGKVANVTAAATAVVRGELQVTTISGGKAYHTIRQSNGNWLGWGNVADAAGPTGPITSVSMTGSGDETHIVIATDNGARQYHAIRNFNGTWSPLTEIKSILGTVTAKSVATATVDGEVVVTVTTADGKLLHTVRHADRTWATTGTVPLQGLPAAPGAHAITGTWNG from the coding sequence GTGGCTGCTGCCACCGCCACCACGGCCGTCGTACTGGGGGCACCCGCGCAGACCGCGTCGTCGGTCGAGGCAGTGCCCGCGAACGCCGGCGCTCCCTTCGCCGTCGAGGACGGGACGTACCCGTACGGCGACGAGATCCTGGCAGCCACCGGCGCCAGCCTCATCGCCGGTGACGGGAACATCGACCACACCAGCTGCTCCGAGCCGTACCAGATCATGGTCTGGGCGCGGAACCTGAAGACGAGCGACTCCAGGATCTGCTTCAAGGCCCACAACACCGGCTACCTGGCCGTCAACATCCCGCGGGCGTACCGGATCGAGACCGTCGACCGGGACATCAACGCCAGCGTCTCCATCGGCGGAACCACCAGCACCCTGAGCATTCCCGAGGACACCTCCAAGGGCTTCGGCGAGGCCGACCCCGTCGACCCCAAGCAGGCCGTCCTGCTCGAGATGCGCATCACCGGTTCCTCCGGCGCGCGGATGGCCGGTCAGCCCCTCAACGACGAGGTGCTCAAGTTCAACGCCAAGCTGGAGATCGGCGACACCAAGCGCTGCTCCGGCGCGCTCGTGGACCCGTACTGGGTGATCACCGCCAAGAGCTGCTTCGCCGACAAGCCCGCCGAGAGCAACACCGTCGAGGCAGGGACGCCGAAGGAGAAGACCAAGGTCTCCGTCGGCAAGGCCTGGATCATGTCGGGCACCGGCTTCACCACCGACGCCACCCAGCTGGTTCCGCACCCGGACCGCGACCTGGTCATGGTGCGCCTCGCGAACCCGGCCACGGGCATCACGCCCGTCTTCGTCTCCTCGGCCGCCCCCACGACCGGTGAGGCGTTCGACGTCGTCGGCTACGGCCGTACCAAGGACGGCTGGGGCCCCGTCAGCCGGCACAGCGCCGCCTTCAGTGTCGGAGCGACCGCCGCCACCGGCTTCGACCTGACCGCGAAGACCCCGGCCGACGCGACCGTCTGCAAGGGCGACGCGGGTGCGTCGACGCTGCGCATGATGGCCGACAAGCCGACCCTCGTCGGCGTGGTCAGCCGCGGCTTCGAGGGTGGTTGCCTGGGCAGCAACGAGACTCGGTCCGGCGCGTTCAGCACGCGTGTCGACGATCAGGGCGACTGGATCCAGCGGGTCCGTGCGCTGTCTCCGGGCTGGCGCACGCAGGCCCTGGTCCAGTCGGGCAGCAGCCTCTACCAGGGCATCCGGCTGGCGGACGGTTCCTGGACCGGCTTCAAGGACGTTCAGACGCAGGGCGCCGGCAGCATCGGCGCGATCCGCGGCACGGCGGTCGTCGGGATGAACGGTGACAGCCACGTCCTGGCCGTCACGACCGCCGGCGGGCTCTTCCACACGATCCGCAAGCAGGACGGCACCTGGGGCACCTTCGGCGACGTCTTCGGCGCGGCCAACGCCCTGGGCAACCTGACCGGCGTCACCGCCTCGAACGTCGGCTACGACCTGCACGTCGTCGCGGTCGCCGACGGCAAGGCCTTCCACACCGTCCGCAACGCGACCGGTCACTGGACGCCGTTCAAGGACATCACCTCCGGGAAGGTCGCCAACGTGACGGCCGCGGCCACCGCCGTGGTCCGCGGTGAGCTCCAGGTCACCACCATCAGCGGCGGCAAGGCCTACCACACCATCCGTCAGTCGAACGGCAACTGGCTCGGCTGGGGCAACGTCGCAGACGCCGCCGGCCCGACCGGTCCGATCACCTCGGTCAGCATGACCGGTTCCGGGGACGAGACGCACATCGTCATCGCCACCGACAACGGCGCCCGCCAGTACCACGCGATCCGCAACTTCAACGGCACCTGGTCCCCGCTGACCGAGATCAAGAGCATCCTCGGCACGGTCACCGCCAAGTCCGTCGCCACCGCCACCGTCGACGGCGAGGTCGTCGTGACCGTCACCACCGCCGACGGCAAGCTCCTCCACACCGTCCGGCACGCCGACCGCACCTGGGCCACCACCGGCACCGTCCCCCTCCAGGGACTGCCCGCGGCCCCCGGCGCGCACGCCATCACGGGCACCTGGAACGGCTGA